CCGCTATCGGAATCGGCTTCATAGCGGGTCGTGTTGCTGTTCACGCCGGCGACCGCTTCCCACAGTCCGTCCGGCTGCCACGGTTTTACCGGAGGTCCGCCAGCCTGATTCACCAGCAGTCCACTCACGTAGAGAGCCTGATCACGAATCATCGGAGCCGGCAATCGCAGACGGGACATCCGTCCGAGCAGTCGATTTTCGGGATCGCTTTCCAGCAGATCGGAACGGACCGCACTGCTGCGACGATACGTTTCCGAGAGCACAAACTCCCGGAGAAGCCGCTTGACATTCCACCCACTCTCCATGAAATCGGCGGCCAGCCAGTCGAGCAGTTCCGGATGCGTCGGTCGCTCGCCCTGATAGCCGAAATCCTCCGGCGTCCGCACCAGTCCGCTGCCAAAGATCTGCTGCCAGAACCGATTCACCGCCACGCGGGCGGCCAGCGGATGCCGCGGATCAACGAGCCAGCGGGCCAGCGTTAACCGATTCGCTGGCTCCCCGTCCGGAAGTTCCAGTCCCAGAAACTCCGGCACGCCCGCTTGAACAACTTCGCCGGGATGGTCGTACAACCCCCGTTCAAGCAAACGGGTCACGCGAGGAGCTCCCTCCCGTTCCTGCATCACCATGACTCGGGTCACTGATTCCGCTTTCAGACGGTCGACTTCCCGCTTTAGCTCATCCCGGCTCGCCCGCAAGTCCGCCAAAGCGGGCGATGTCTCACGGAATTCCGTCAGCAGCGTCTGTCGATCATTCGCATTCAGAGCCAAGAACTGCGAAGCCGTCATTTCCGCATCCGGCGTGCGTCCGACTCCGAGCGACAGGCGGAAACGCCCGATCATGTACTGTTCCTCGCGGGATTCATACCGCAGCCGCACGGTGACACGATCCCCCGCCTTCAACTCCAATGGAGACTCGGGCGTAAACCACGCCGTTGCTTCCGACTGTCCCGGGCCGGGCGACCAGCCCGTCAGTGGGTCTCCATCAATCGCCGTTGCCGCCGCTCGATCGGACAGTTCCCGGTCAGCAGCCGCGGCCGTTAATGGCAGTCGATTCCCATTCACAAGCAGTTCGATCTCGGAGAGCAGAAAATCGCCGTTGAAGCTCCGCGCGAGCGAATCGTCCGTTAGACTCGGATGGGCCAATGCCTGCAGCCGGAGCGAAGCGGCTTTAACAGCCGACGGAATCGTGAACGTCGCCTCATGGACATCGTTCAGCGGATTGGCTCCTCCGAAGAGAACCGACCCGTCTGCCAGCACCTCAAAGGTCGATCCGCCACTCGTCCCGCGCACTGCCTCGGGCGGCGTGACAAGCCAGAAACTTCCCCCTTCGCTCACCTGCCGATGAGTCGCCAGCCAGGCCGCGAACTCTTCGTCAGAGCCGGCTGATAACAGCCGTTTTTCGGCCGCATTCAGTTTCAGTCGGGCGATGGCCAGCTTCCGCTCTTTCGCCGGTACGGGGACTTTCACCTCCGGCACGGCTGCGGGGCCGACGCCATCCGAGCCTTTCTCTTCGATGTTGTTAAAGAAGGCGAACAGCCGGTAGAAGTCCCGCTGCGACAACGGATCGAACTTATGATCGTGGCAACGGGCACACCCGGCCGTCATGCCCATCCAGACCGTCGCCGTCGTGTCCACACGATCGATGACGTACTCCGTCCGAAACTCTTCCGGAATGCTTCCCGCTTCCGCATTGATGCGATGGTTGCGATTAAAGCCGGTGGCGATGCGCTGCTTCATCGAAGCCTGTGGCAACAGATCGCCCGCCAGTTGCTCAATCGTGAACTGATCGTACGGCTGATTGCTGTTGAACGATTCGATCACCCAGTCCCGCCACGCCCACATGGTGCGAACGTTGTCTTTCTGATAACCATGCGTGTCGGCGTAGCGAGCCGCCTCCAGCCAGTCCCAGGCCATTCGCTCACCGTAATGCGGACTGTCCAGCAGCCGATCAACGACCGCTTCGTAATCGAGATTCTCAAGAAACCGATCAACCTCATCCGGTGTCGGCGGCAACCCGGTCAGATCGAACGTCACCCGCCGCAACCACTCCTCAGGCTCGGCCGGCGGATTCGGTTCCAGCCCGGCTTCTTTCAGTCGACGATCAACATAATGATCGATCGCCCTGCGTGGCTCGTTCGCTTCAATTTCCGGTTTCTGAACCGGCTGATACGCCCAGTGTCCTTCCCAAACCGCTCCCTCGGCAATCCACTGCTGAAGGATCTCCTTCTGCCGATCGCTCAACTGCTTCACGGCATCCGGAGGGGGCATCACCGTGTCGGGATCGGTCGATGTGATCCGCCGAACCAGTTCACTCGCTCCCTGCTCATCGGCTGCAATCACCTCGCGAGCAGAAGCTTCCACATCGAACCGCATCTCGGTGACGCGGGAATTTTCGTCCGGACCATGACACAGCAAACAATGGTCGGAGAGAATCGGCAGAACATCGCGGCTGAAACGAATCTCGTCCGCCTGCAGCGTGACCGACGGGATCACCGCCGCCAGCAGCAGAGCCGCGATGCATCGAATTCGATCCGCGCCTGATCCCATCCTCATCCCACACCATCCTGTCAAAATTCCCAATGGAGGTGCCACTGGCTCTGCCAGTGCTGATCAACAGCCGTCGGTTGTCCAGAACACCACGGACAAATCCAGCGGCAATCGACGCGACGACCACACCATCCCAACTGAGTTCATTGATATGATAGCGCAGCCCCCCGCGAATTGCATTTCAGGATTTCGTATCTCTTTTACAGAATATTGTCATTCCGCTTCTTTGAGATTCCGGTCGAAGAAGGCGCGGATCCTCGATCGCACTTCGGACGTCTGAAATTCCGGCCCGCCGTGCCCTGCTCCTTCAACGACTTCCAGCTCCGCTTCGACACCCGCTTTCTTGAGAGCCTCGTAGAAGCGTTTGCTCTGCGCAAGCGGCACGCCCGGATCCTGATCACCGTGCATGATCAGGAACGGCGGATCATCGCTCGAGACCTGATAGAAGGCACTCGCCTGCTTCGCCAGTTCGGGCACGTCCGACACAGCCGCCCCGAGCAGCTTCGCTCCATTCGAATTCGCGACATCCGCGCGGGTGCGTCCATTGCCGACCATGTTGGGGGGCATCGTCAACAGATCGGTCGGACCAAACCAGTCACACACCGCCTGCACGCTGCTCGAATGCTTCTCGTTCTCGGGGGCATCGAGCGTTCCCATCAGTGCGACAAGATGCCCGCCGGCCGAGCTTCCCCAGGCTCCGATGTGATCGCCATCGAGATTGAAGCCCTCCGCATTCTGCCGCACCCAGCGGACTGCTTCGCGACAGTTCTCAATCTGCGTCGGCCACTGAGCTTCATCGGTCAGCGCGTAATTAATGCTGACAACCGCATAACCATGCTGCGTCAACCAGGCGGCCTGACAGCGATCCTTGCTCCCATTCTTCCAGCCGCCGCCATGCACCCACATCACGACCGGCACCGGCTCCGTGATGTTCTTTGGGCGATACACATCGAGCAGCAGCGGCTCGCCATCGACGCCGCCGTATTGTAGATCGCGATAAAGCACGACTCCTTCAGGCACCCGCGTTTTTCTGATCTTGCCCGGCTTGATGCCCGCTCCTTCCTTCGCGGCTCGAATCGTGAAGTCGACCAGATTCTGACACCGGAAAAAGCCCGGCCAGAAGTTGTGCCCCTGCCCGACCGGAACCACCAGATCAACGAGGTCGCCGTTGCCATTCGTCTCGTAAGCGTTCTGCAGCGTCGCAGAGTTCTCTTTCAGCGGGACAACCGTATCGACATCGCCATGAATGATGAACACCGGAATCTCGGCTCTGGCGAGAGCAGCAATCTTCGCCACTGGATTGTGTTCGCTCAGAGACTTTTGCAGCTCTTCGGCCGTCATCCCGTATGACGGAGCCGCCCGCTGAATCTTCGGATAAGTCGTGAGATCATAGACCGGATAGATCCCGGCCAGCCCGGCGACCTTGTCGGTATTGCGAATCGCCCAGCTGCTGACCCACAACCCGCCCCGACTCCGCCCGAGTAGACTCGGCTTCTTCGCGAAGCCGCGGTTCTGTGTCAGTTCCTCATAGAGAGCCGTGAAGGCCTGCTGCTGTTCCGGGCTGCCATAGGCTTCTCCGACATCGATCCCCGCCACCGCCACGCCAGCTTCCACCAGTTCCGAATGCAGCCATCGTTCCGCCAGATCCGGGTAGGCGGGCAACGTCGGGGCATACAGCACCCACGGCTGTGGACTGGTCCGCTGGCTTTCTTCCGGCCAGAAGATGAACGCCGTCCGACCATTTACGGAAAAGGTCTCGCCCGGCAGCACGAGCACCTTCTGCGGGGCGTCTTCCGCCTGAAGAACAGACGAAACGCTAAACGTCAGCAGCAGGGCCAGAAGTCCGAGCATGAATCTGGTTCGCATCGATCTCTCCGAGGCAGGCGGCGTGTATGGCAACTCACAAATGACGACGGATCAGTCGCCTATCATACGACCTGCGTTCGCGAGACTGTAGCGAGCGGACGCGATCCCTTTCGACGGCTTCGTGAATCGGGTAGAACTGATGTCACTGACTTGCGAGCCCCACCTTCCGCCATCAAGGAATCGAATGATGCGACGAATGTCTTGTGCTCTGCTCCTCTGGACGGGAATCCTCTCGATCCCTGCGTCTGCCGGTCCTGCTCATGCAGCCGATGCCGAGCCGAATAACGTCACCGCTCAGGCCGCCAACTGGGATGAGATTCAGCAATGGGTCGACAGCCAGAAGGGCAAAGTCGTCGTGATCGATGTCTGGTCGACCTTCTGCCTCCCCTGCGTCCGTGAATTCCCGCATTTTGTCGAGTTCCACCACAGTCACGCCGAGAAGGTTGCCTGTGCTTCGCTGAACATCGACTACTACGGCAGTGCCGACACCGCTCCCGATCAGACGACGCCGAAGATCACCGAGTTCCTGACCTCGCGAAACGCCACGATGAAGAACTTCATCTCCAGCGACGCCGATGAGAAGATCCTCACCCAGATCGACACCAGCGCCATCCCGGCTGCTCTCGTCTACGATCAGAATGGCAAACTCGTCAAAGTCTTCAACAACGACAACGACGACTACGGCCCCACCGGCTTCAACTACGAGAAGAACATCATTCCGTTCGTCGAAAGCCTGCTGAAGTAGCCCCATCGAACATCGGCAACCGGGCACCACAACGGGCGTGCCCGGATGTGTTCGTGCTTCGGATTCACTTCCACACTGGTCGCAGATAAACAGGGTGCGATAGCCGGAGACGTATCGCATACGAACCAGGTTTCGATTCGACGGGTGGCTCGTCCGCCTCAGCGGGCGGGTCGCGCCAGCGACAAGAGGCAGCGTCATCCGCGCCTTATCGGGTGCAATCACCCGGTCTCGAAGAAATCTCGTCCTTGGCGCGGCCTCTTGTGACTTCGTCACCCGCCCGTGACGGACGGGCCACCTAATACTGTTTCCAGCGACTTTCCAACCTTCATGCCAGGGGGATAGCCGTAGACGTAGCCCGGCTGAATGGATGCCCAATGCCGGGATACGACTTCACCTGTCCGTCCCTGCACCGCTCACAGCTCACAACTTACACCACCTCCTAACCCGAAGCGTCAGCGAGGGATCAGCGTCCGTCGCCCTCGCTCACGCTTCAGGTTGAGCCCTCTTTCGACTCCACGAAAAAAGCCGCAGTCCGGTTTCCCCGACTGCGGCTTTCTTATTGTCTCAACACTCAACGTTAGTTGAGGATCTTTCGCAGGTCAGCGACGATGGCGTCGACCTTCAGATCAGCAGCCGACTTGGCGGAGTGGTTGGCTTTCACTTTGCCACCCTGAGCCAGAATCACGGTCACTTCTGCACTCGGGTTGATACCGTAGTCTGCAGGACCATTTTCGAATTCGTTAGGCAGCACGAACGGAACGTTCTTGGCTTCCGAAGCTTTCGCCAGTTTTTCAGCATTCGACTTGGCAGCCGCCTGGTTTTCGCCCATCGCGTTCACGAAGGCGCGGAGCTGTTTGTCGTCGTTCTTGGGAATGGCTTCGTCGATTTCGCGAACCAGATCGGCGACTTTCTGATCAGCCGAGCGGGTGAAGATCATCACCTGCGGGCGGCCACCGTTCTTGCAGCGGTAGCAGAGGTTCTTGCCGACATTCACGCCGTCGTCATCGGCTCCACAAAGCTTCGTCACGTAAAAGGCACCGATGCCTTCTCCTTCCTGCAGCCCGCTCTTGACGTCTTCGGCAACAACGAAAGCAGCGCCTGTCAGCAGTGCAAACACAGTCAGCATGGGGGTGAATCGCTTCATCGAACTCTCCTTGGGAAAAGTCGGTCTGACCAGCCAAACGGCAGAGAAGCCACACCCGACGCGGCTCCCCATAAATATTCCATCCAGCATGGCGTTCAGTATCTCGCATGGGACGCAAGTCCACAAGTCTCGCCGATTATTATCGCTCCCGGATGCACGTTCTGTTATCTTGCTCACAATTGCGCACTTCCACGAAAGGACTGACCGATGCTGCGACGTTCGTGTCTACTTCTCGCTTGCCTGGCTCTCGGAGCCGCCGCTCTGACTGAACCGGGAACCCGTTCCCTGGCCGAGAACCCTGGCAGCGCTCCCAGCCTGAAGGAAACGACCGCTCACCGCTCGCCTGTCGATGTCGCCCTCAGTCCCGACGGCCGCTGGCTCGTCACCGCCAATGAAACTTCCGACTCGATCTCCCTGATCGACACCGTGAGCGAAACGGTCGTCGATGAACTCAGCTGCCCCGGTGAACCGGCCGGCCTGGCGTTCTGTCTCGACGGCCACTCGATCGCCGTCAGCTGCACGAACTCCGGCAACATCGACGTCGTTCAGATTCAGGACGGCAGGCTCGTTCATCAGTTGAAGATTCACGTTGGCTACGAACCGGTCGGCCTCGCGGTCTCGCCCGATGGAAACATCGCGTATGCGGGCCTCGTCGCCACCGGCGAAGTCGCCGAGATCGATCTGCGAGCCGCGAAAGTGACGCGCACGTTCGAAGTCGGACGCTGGCCCCGTTACCTCACGGTGTCTCCCGATGGCTCCCGGCTCGCGGTCGGCTGCAGTGGTGAAAGTCGCATCGCCGTTGTGGAGACGAAGACCGGCGAAGTCGCGTACAAGGAACTGCTGATCGGCGGAATCAACATCGGGCATCTGCAGTGCTCCAGCGACGGCACGGAAGTCTACTTTCCGTGGATGGTCTACCGCAGCAACCCGATCACCATCGACAACATTCAACGAGGCTGGGTGTTGGCCAGTCGTATTGCCCGCGTCCGTCTCGATGGCCCGCAATACCGTGAAGCCATCTCTCTCGACGTTCCCCGCAAAGCGGTAGCCGATCCGCATGGCATCGCCATGACGAGTGACGAACATCGCCTCGTCGTCTCGGCGTCCGGAACGCACGAACTGCTTGTGTATCGCAAGCCGGATCTTCCCTTCGAAGGCGTGGGCGGACCGGGCGATCTGATCGATCGACGCTTGATGGCCGACAAAGATCTGTTCGATCGCATCGATGTCGGCGGACGCCCGATGGGTATCGAGATCGCGACCGATGACCGGAAGGTCTATGTGGCCAACTACACCCGCAACTCCATTCAGGTCGTCGATATCGAATGGAAACAGATCCTGAATGAAATCCCGCTTGGCGAGGCACCGGAGTTGACTCTGGCCCGTCGCGGCATGGAGTTGTTTCACGATGGCCAGAAGAGCCTCGACCAGTGGTACAGCTGCCACACCTGCCACTACAACGGCGGCGTCAACTCCAAGACGATGGACACGATGAACGACGGCACTGAGCTGACGATGAAAACCGTTCTTCCGCTGGAGAAACCGTCACAGACCGGCCCGTGGACCTGGCACGGCTGGCAGGATGATCTCACCGATGCGATGCAGGCCTCTTTCACGAACACCATGCAGGGCCGCCGCGTTTCCAATGACGATGCCCGAGCCGTGATCGCGTATCTCGATTCGATCGACCTGCCCCCCAACCCGTTCCGCAACAGCGACGGAAGTCTCACCGCAGCCGCCGAACGAGGCCGCAAGATCTTTGAGAGTTCGGCCACCGGATGTGCCGAATGTCACACCGGATCCCGTTTCACCGACGGCAAGATTCACGACGTCGGCCTCGGCTCCGCCGAAGATGCCTACACCGGCTACAACACGCCGACACTCATCGGCTGTTACCGCAAAGTCAACTACCTCCACGACGGTCGGGCCACAACGCTGGAAGACGTTCTGACCGGCGATCATGCCCCCGAAAAAGTCATGGGCGAACGGCCGCTGACGCAACAGGAACTGGCCGATCTGGTCGCGTATCTGAAATCGCTGTAACACGCTCCCGAGCTGAGAAAGCCGAGATTTTTGTGGTAGGATGCTCGTTTTCTCCGTAAGCTGAACCGGTTCCGGTTTCTTTACGGAGGACCCTCTCGTGCTGCAGTTCTTACAGCGATCCGTCACATCGTCCCGGTTCGACGCCGGGCTTTCCCGGTATGTCTCGTTCCTCGCGGCTGCCCTGTTGCTGGTGCTCGGCTTCTACAAACTGGTGCGTATGCCTCTCAATGAGTTTCAGCTGCTCTGTGGAATCCTGCTGCTGTTTCTGGTTGCGATGCAGTTCGTCGTCATCGGACTCATCACGCCACTTTCCATGAAAGCCGCGGAGAAACAATCGCGTCGCTGATGCCTTTCACGGAGATGCCATGTTCGAACTGATGAAACGCAAGCTCACGTCAAACAATTTCGACTATCTGTTCGCTCAGTCGGCGACCTTACTCGGCTCGATCGTGATCTGCATCGTCGGACTCTACGCTCTGATCCGGCTCGATCTCAGCGAACCCGAGACGTTCCTCGGCATTCTGCTGGTGCTGGCCGTGACCCTGCTTGGAATCATTTGCGGACTGTTGATCCCAATCGTCGAGCAGTACGACGCCGAGTCGTGAAACAAAGCTCGGCCGATTAACCGGCTGGGAAGAACCGTGCTTCGAGATTGCTCGCGATCGCTTTCATCTTCTCCACAGTTTCGAGACCACCGCGTCGATTCCAGAGGCGGCCAAAGGCCCATTGAAGATTTGCCGATTCCGTTCCCGATTGAAAGCGCGCGAGTCCATAGACGGGGATGCGAATCTCTTCCGCCTTGAAGGGATGCTTACGCTCTTCGAATTCGATCCACTCGAGTTGATCGTCACGCTCGACGAGCGATTTCCATTCTTCAAGAGTGATGGGGACCAGAACGCTTTCTTCGGGACGGTCGGTTCGTGCGATCACATGATTATCGCTTTGCAGCGGCTGCGAGCCGTTCGCCCTATAGTCAATTGATGCCAGAGGAGCCATCTGTTGAACAAATTCGGCGAGATCAGCTGCAACGATTTCGAACTCATCGGCTTCATGATCAAAGAACCAGACACCAGCCTGAGGAGCATCGACATCGATCGCGTAGTTGTTTCCGCACCCGTCGTTTCCGATACACAGGAATGACGGAGGCCACGGCTTTCCAGCAAATGCTGCAGGTCGCGGCGTCATCCTCAGCTGCAGATTCTCGATGAGCATCCGCTTAAGATCGGATTCGAGATAAGGTTCACAACGCTCGGATCGAGCGACGATCTCGCAGTATGCTTCGGGGAGCTCAAACCCCAATCGCTTTTCGACGGTCTTCCGATCAATACTCACAGACAATTCCTTATTCATTCTTCGAAGGACGGGCCGTAACCACCGGATCGCCGACATCCTTCTGCCAGTTACTCAGGATCTGTTTCAGTTGCCGGGCGATGTTCGCACACCCCGGCTCATCGATTCGGTTCTGCAGTTCATCCGGGTCACTCTCGATATCGAATAACTGCCACTGGCCAATCTGCGGATAATGGATCAGCTTCCAGTTTCCTCGACGGACCATTCGCTGCGTGTCGCGATAGTAGCCGAAGATCTGGTCACGAATCTCATCCCTCTTTCCCTGTAAAACCGGTACGAAGCTGCGGCCATCGAGATCTTCGCTGACCTCGACCTGCGCGAGTTCACAGAGCGTCGGATACAGGTCACGCAGGTAGACCTGAGCCGGGAACCGCTTTCCCGCGGGAATCGTCGAACCTCGAATGAGCAGCGGGACGTTGATCGTGTGCTCGTACATATTCTGCTTGCCCCGCAGACCGTGACTGCCGACGGCCAGGCCGTGGTCGCTGGTATAGACCACAATCGTGTTCTCACTCTGCCCGCTTTCCTCCAGCGCGTTGAGGATGCGGCCGACTTCCTGATCGAGATGAGAGATC
This region of Rubinisphaera margarita genomic DNA includes:
- a CDS encoding PSD1 and planctomycete cytochrome C domain-containing protein encodes the protein MRMGSGADRIRCIAALLLAAVIPSVTLQADEIRFSRDVLPILSDHCLLCHGPDENSRVTEMRFDVEASAREVIAADEQGASELVRRITSTDPDTVMPPPDAVKQLSDRQKEILQQWIAEGAVWEGHWAYQPVQKPEIEANEPRRAIDHYVDRRLKEAGLEPNPPAEPEEWLRRVTFDLTGLPPTPDEVDRFLENLDYEAVVDRLLDSPHYGERMAWDWLEAARYADTHGYQKDNVRTMWAWRDWVIESFNSNQPYDQFTIEQLAGDLLPQASMKQRIATGFNRNHRINAEAGSIPEEFRTEYVIDRVDTTATVWMGMTAGCARCHDHKFDPLSQRDFYRLFAFFNNIEEKGSDGVGPAAVPEVKVPVPAKERKLAIARLKLNAAEKRLLSAGSDEEFAAWLATHRQVSEGGSFWLVTPPEAVRGTSGGSTFEVLADGSVLFGGANPLNDVHEATFTIPSAVKAASLRLQALAHPSLTDDSLARSFNGDFLLSEIELLVNGNRLPLTAAAADRELSDRAAATAIDGDPLTGWSPGPGQSEATAWFTPESPLELKAGDRVTVRLRYESREEQYMIGRFRLSLGVGRTPDAEMTASQFLALNANDRQTLLTEFRETSPALADLRASRDELKREVDRLKAESVTRVMVMQEREGAPRVTRLLERGLYDHPGEVVQAGVPEFLGLELPDGEPANRLTLARWLVDPRHPLAARVAVNRFWQQIFGSGLVRTPEDFGYQGERPTHPELLDWLAADFMESGWNVKRLLREFVLSETYRRSSAVRSDLLESDPENRLLGRMSRLRLPAPMIRDQALYVSGLLVNQAGGPPVKPWQPDGLWEAVAGVNSNTTRYEADSDSGRFRRSLYTFWKRGMPPPNMLVFDAASRETCNVRRSTTNSPLQALTTLNDPTFAVSAIMLAHRTLREEHGSNDAEILASLWQRTQSRAIEERQLRVLDELLNQHLGVYSEHPQRAAERFAPAKEWITGAVPIAPSRLAAFTEVAEVLLNLDTTLTRP
- a CDS encoding alpha/beta hydrolase, with translation MRTRFMLGLLALLLTFSVSSVLQAEDAPQKVLVLPGETFSVNGRTAFIFWPEESQRTSPQPWVLYAPTLPAYPDLAERWLHSELVEAGVAVAGIDVGEAYGSPEQQQAFTALYEELTQNRGFAKKPSLLGRSRGGLWVSSWAIRNTDKVAGLAGIYPVYDLTTYPKIQRAAPSYGMTAEELQKSLSEHNPVAKIAALARAEIPVFIIHGDVDTVVPLKENSATLQNAYETNGNGDLVDLVVPVGQGHNFWPGFFRCQNLVDFTIRAAKEGAGIKPGKIRKTRVPEGVVLYRDLQYGGVDGEPLLLDVYRPKNITEPVPVVMWVHGGGWKNGSKDRCQAAWLTQHGYAVVSINYALTDEAQWPTQIENCREAVRWVRQNAEGFNLDGDHIGAWGSSAGGHLVALMGTLDAPENEKHSSSVQAVCDWFGPTDLLTMPPNMVGNGRTRADVANSNGAKLLGAAVSDVPELAKQASAFYQVSSDDPPFLIMHGDQDPGVPLAQSKRFYEALKKAGVEAELEVVEGAGHGGPEFQTSEVRSRIRAFFDRNLKEAE
- a CDS encoding TlpA family protein disulfide reductase, encoding MRRMSCALLLWTGILSIPASAGPAHAADAEPNNVTAQAANWDEIQQWVDSQKGKVVVIDVWSTFCLPCVREFPHFVEFHHSHAEKVACASLNIDYYGSADTAPDQTTPKITEFLTSRNATMKNFISSDADEKILTQIDTSAIPAALVYDQNGKLVKVFNNDNDDYGPTGFNYEKNIIPFVESLLK
- a CDS encoding beta-propeller fold lactonase family protein is translated as MLRRSCLLLACLALGAAALTEPGTRSLAENPGSAPSLKETTAHRSPVDVALSPDGRWLVTANETSDSISLIDTVSETVVDELSCPGEPAGLAFCLDGHSIAVSCTNSGNIDVVQIQDGRLVHQLKIHVGYEPVGLAVSPDGNIAYAGLVATGEVAEIDLRAAKVTRTFEVGRWPRYLTVSPDGSRLAVGCSGESRIAVVETKTGEVAYKELLIGGINIGHLQCSSDGTEVYFPWMVYRSNPITIDNIQRGWVLASRIARVRLDGPQYREAISLDVPRKAVADPHGIAMTSDEHRLVVSASGTHELLVYRKPDLPFEGVGGPGDLIDRRLMADKDLFDRIDVGGRPMGIEIATDDRKVYVANYTRNSIQVVDIEWKQILNEIPLGEAPELTLARRGMELFHDGQKSLDQWYSCHTCHYNGGVNSKTMDTMNDGTELTMKTVLPLEKPSQTGPWTWHGWQDDLTDAMQASFTNTMQGRRVSNDDARAVIAYLDSIDLPPNPFRNSDGSLTAAAERGRKIFESSATGCAECHTGSRFTDGKIHDVGLGSAEDAYTGYNTPTLIGCYRKVNYLHDGRATTLEDVLTGDHAPEKVMGERPLTQQELADLVAYLKSL
- a CDS encoding SMI1/KNR4 family protein gives rise to the protein MSIDRKTVEKRLGFELPEAYCEIVARSERCEPYLESDLKRMLIENLQLRMTPRPAAFAGKPWPPSFLCIGNDGCGNNYAIDVDAPQAGVWFFDHEADEFEIVAADLAEFVQQMAPLASIDYRANGSQPLQSDNHVIARTDRPEESVLVPITLEEWKSLVERDDQLEWIEFEERKHPFKAEEIRIPVYGLARFQSGTESANLQWAFGRLWNRRGGLETVEKMKAIASNLEARFFPAG